The window CTTGAACACAATCCAGTAACGTGACTGATCAtcgattcataaaaaaaaacaatgctaCATATGATTGCGCTGTCAGTTGTTTATTCAGGTCTAGTTGAAAGATTCATCTTCCCATAGGgagacgaataaaaaataaagatgaCGATAAGAACCCCCCGAGTAGAAATTCATTCAAGTACTCTTCCTattcagtcgatttttccgttcctCAAcccttttgatatttttttcccaaaacTCTTCATCGATCGGGCCTCTTCCAATGCTCTCGCACGTCACTGGCAACTCAATTAACCGTGTCCTCACTCAAATCACCCAGAGCAAATGAAACTGATTGCGCAATGAGTGCACCTGAGTTTGGCGTTATGAATGTAAAAGTTCCATTGATTGAAATTGCGACAACTAATAAACCAATGGAAATGTTTTCAATAGCTATATAAGCTGTTTATGCAAGACACCAGTGACCTAAAAAGACTTATCAACACACCgaataaaacattttccccCAGAAGGAGAACCCCGGGCCCGAGGGGAGCAAAACTTTTAAAATTGACGGCCAACTAATGACATTATTGATTTATCCAAAGTACCCGAGACGTGacgtgaataataaaaaaaagaataacaaGGAATAGTGAAAATATGGATAATTTAAAGTCAACTTACCCCAGCACTCGATGTCACAGCCATAGCATTCGGCATTCTTATCACTTCCTTACCTCGTTTATTTTCCTTATTATACTCCACTtgtcttttgattttttttcttcttttattttactccCATTCACATTTCACCCGCATCTGATCTTTTCAAGTCGAACACCCCGAGTACCTCTCCTCGTATATTTTATCTATCCTACTTCGACATTATACATCTCATCCGGAACtgagatatgaaaaaaaacactCGATGCTCATTGGTGCGTTATTGAACAATCCGTCAAACCACCCTTCAAACTCCAGTTataggaaaatttattattattatcggtATTATTTATCGTCTATTTTCGTAGTGCGAGGGTATTGATACCCACGCTCTGACTGTCACCCTTAGGAGGGGAGCTTTTGCTGGGACGAGAGCCACACCGAGCTTTCGGCCGGTTATCCAACGCCTACGGGATATCTTCGGGTTACAATGGTTGCAGCTTTTCGATTCAACTTGGACGCTTGCGCAATAACTGATACTCCAACTTGAGGGAGTTTTTTTTACGGCGTGGGAGGGGGTAGGGTGGCTTGTAAATCGGGTGAACGTCACACGACCCGCGGGAGATTCCGGATAACGGCGGAGTAGACGCAAGTACATTGTAATTTgccttttttattcttttttatggATTGATATCCGCACTTTCCAGGGGATTCATTCAGGGGAGAAATGGTCTCGATTAAAGAGGACAACTAATGAACCAGAGATTTTTATAGATAAAATTCAGTCATTAATCTACTTTATTGATATACGTTTCTTTGTTTTATCATTCACCTTAAAGACACTTATCTGAATGGAGGTCTCGTTTGAATTTATGATGGTTGAGGATTAACTGGGGTTCTGattaaattttacggaataGCCGCCTGAGGATGGGTCCTGCTCCATCTTGAAATTCTCGGTGGACAAACCGAATGGTCGAAGAATCATGTTACCCAGGTCCTTGAGTTTTCCCAACATCTCCTGTTTCAGTTTTTCATTTCGTTCGTCGATTAGTGGGGGTAATCGCTGAAAATTTCAAGGTatttgaaggaaattttttcattgtattcTCTGGAGGTGAGGACGATACATACCCTCAGCGCGTAATTGGCGTCTGTATTTTGGGGATCGAGTTCCAGGATCTTTTTGAAGTCAGCTAGTGCCTCGTCCAACTTGTCCTCCTGCTCATACAGTTGGGCACGTCTCAGATAGGCTTTCAGGTAGGTTAAATTCAACTCAATAGCTTTTGAGCAATCTTCTATAGCTAAAGTTCTTTCCTGTGGGAGGATTTTTTATAGTTATTATTCCATACAAGTGCCAAGACTTGACGAGaagtttaaaaattactttgATGATCGTTTTGCAAGGAAAATATCAGTAAcaggaaaaaattaacaagCTCCCAAGGATTTCGTGTTTTATTTCTATGAATCTAGAAtttgtataaaaatatttatgaaaaaaatattttgtctgGATTGAACTCAatcgattaattattttttggtaACACGAGGTAACTACCTCACATTTCGCCCTTGCAGCTCCTCTATTAGCAAACAATATCGCACGATCTGTGGTATACGCCAACGGACATGTCTGGAGGGCCTGGGTGTACTTCACCATTGCTTCTCTAAACTCAGAAGATTTGAATAAGCTATTCCCCTCGTTTTTCAACTCCTCAGCTTCTGTTTTCAGTTTCTAAACCCAGAtaaaattcgttaattaagTTTCGAAGATAAATTAGACGtatcattataaaattaatcaaaccTCTTTCTCCTCTTCACTCAGAGATATCTCTCTATCCGCGAGCGCCTGCTCATCAATCCAATTGTCCCGGAGCTCGGGTGGAATAGGTACACTATTCTCTGAATTCTCCTCCAACACATTCTCCACGTTCTCCCAGGATTCCTCTTCTGATTTAACATTAATATAATCACTCTCCAAGTTGTCATCACCAgaagttttatttttcgtatCGATACACGACTTTTCCAGGTCTTGCATTAAATCCTGGATAATCTCCTCGTTCGATGGAATTTTACTACTCTCTTTTTCCATTTCTCCGATCCTCTGTCAATTGATTTAGCGTATTTTATGGTTCTTTGTTATTCTAGAGAGGTTATGATTATCACTTTAATCGATTGACAGGATTTATAACATTTCTCTTATGAAGACCACCAACAATGGATGATAATTTAACTGCCTTGTCGAGTAATTCGATTAATCGATGATTATTGCAAAACGAATGATTGtccttttatttattattacttGACATAACCGCGTTGACAGCTCTGATGACTCACGCAGATTCTATGACAATTCTACGACTGTGGATGCAGAAATCTACTGTATTGACTAACGCAGAGGTGCGGGCATTTAGATGTATTTGCAATCTTGCTAAGggccgggaatattctaaaatgctcctacagcaaaaagggcctgaaTTGGGGATTTCAAATCGTGAGGAGATCTGCGAGTTTCCTAAggctccgggaatattctaaaagacatttttatgCTGTTGTAGTCAATCTCCCTTACAATATCTGCCACCAGCCGCCAGAACTGATGGTGGCGCCTTCCCCTACCGAGTTCGTTACTAACATAGACCCTCACGAAGATGAGCCTCTTCCTTAGGTCTATGCTCTTTGCCGACAGACATCAAATCACGATAGTGCACCATAGAGCGTGCTGACTGATCTTCCAACAGTTCTTTTACGGTTATGTTCTATGTTTACgttgaaaaaaagtttttcatgTACTAAATATTTCTGGAGAAGTCACTGCTGGCATAAGGTAAGTAATATTATTCCCAGAAAGTGTTTTAGTGATTCTAATTGATACACGTACTTCCAGGAGTAGAAATAATCACCCAGAGAATTGGTGAATGGCCACAGCCACTTGATGCATGTCGCAAAGACCAAATAAAAACTACcaataaattgatattttttatacaaatatTGAAACTTgagtacaaataaataatttgtgcCTGACAATGTCCGACTCAGAGGATAGTAACTACTCGGGTAGTGAGAGAGGTGGTCGGAGTGGTAGTGGTTCAGTAAGATCACCAGCTGGAAGTGCGAGATCCGTGTCTCGTAGTCGCTCACGATCCCGTAGCCACTCCAGAAGTCGGTCAAGATCTCGTTCAGGTTCTGCATCGGAAAGAGGACGAGCTGACGAAGCCGAGGAGGCACGATCTGACGAGGATGTGGAGCCCGAGGAGGAGCCCGAGGGTGAGGATCTCGACAGTGAGGAGGAGGACGAGGAGGATGACAGGcccaagaagaaaaaaaagaaggacAGATTCTGTGGTTTTATCGATGATGAGGCTGAGGTTGACGATGACGTCGAGGATGATGATGAATGGGAGGAGGGGGCACAGGAGATGGGAATTGTTGGGAATGAGGTGGACGAGGTGGGGCCAACGGCCAGGGAAATTGAGGGTCGTAGACGCGGAACTAATCTGTGGGATTCACACAGAGAGGATGAGATTGAGGAGTACTTGAAGAAGAAGTATGCAGGAGAGTGTGGTGCTGCCAGACATTTTGGTGATGGTGGTGAAGATATGGGAGATGAAATAACACAACAGACACTTTTGCCAGGTGTTAAGGATCCGAATTTGTGGATGGTCAAGTGTAGAATCGGCGAAGAAAAGGCAACTGT of the Diachasmimorpha longicaudata isolate KC_UGA_2023 chromosome 13, iyDiaLong2, whole genome shotgun sequence genome contains:
- the LOC135168869 gene encoding tetratricopeptide repeat protein 1, whose product is MEKESSKIPSNEEIIQDLMQDLEKSCIDTKNKTSGDDNLESDYINVKSEEESWENVENVLEENSENSVPIPPELRDNWIDEQALADREISLSEEEKEKLKTEAEELKNEGNSLFKSSEFREAMVKYTQALQTCPLAYTTDRAILFANRGAARAKCEERTLAIEDCSKAIELNLTYLKAYLRRAQLYEQEDKLDEALADFKKILELDPQNTDANYALRRLPPLIDERNEKLKQEMLGKLKDLGNMILRPFGLSTENFKMEQDPSSGGYSVKFNQNPS